One part of the Candidatus Limnocylindrales bacterium genome encodes these proteins:
- a CDS encoding ABC transporter permease, with product MPKISKLHLYQIGLFVGSLFVWEGLVQAKIADAFFFSTPSSIFLRLAEWLLKGDIYRHLSITFIETLFAFVIGTGLGIGIGLWLALAPKALRVLEPYIKAFNAIPRVVLAPIFTLWFGLGMISKVALGVTLVFFLAFFNTYQGIREVNPVILANARMLGASRSQLLRHVYLPSTAGWIISSLRSSIGFAVVGAVVGEYLGSSAGLGYLIAQAEGVFDTTGVFAGMTLLVGFVLILDSVVNQVERRILAWRPSET from the coding sequence ATGCCCAAAATCTCTAAACTCCATCTTTATCAAATCGGCCTCTTTGTTGGAAGCCTCTTTGTCTGGGAAGGGCTGGTGCAGGCTAAGATCGCAGACGCATTTTTCTTCTCCACCCCTTCATCTATCTTTCTGCGCCTGGCGGAATGGCTGTTAAAAGGGGATATCTATCGCCATCTCTCCATAACCTTCATTGAAACCCTTTTTGCCTTTGTTATAGGTACCGGGTTGGGGATAGGGATTGGACTCTGGTTAGCACTGGCACCCAAGGCTCTCAGAGTACTGGAACCTTATATTAAAGCTTTCAATGCCATTCCGCGTGTAGTCCTTGCTCCGATCTTTACCTTGTGGTTTGGATTGGGAATGATTTCTAAAGTGGCCCTGGGGGTGACCCTGGTTTTCTTCCTGGCCTTTTTTAATACCTATCAAGGTATCCGTGAAGTTAACCCCGTCATACTGGCCAATGCACGCATGTTGGGAGCCTCACGATCCCAACTCCTCCGACATGTTTATCTCCCTTCAACGGCAGGCTGGATTATTTCAAGCCTCCGATCTTCCATCGGTTTTGCCGTGGTGGGAGCGGTGGTAGGCGAATACCTGGGATCCTCGGCAGGCCTGGGTTACCTCATCGCCCAGGCTGAAGGTGTGTTTGACACAACGGGAGTCTTTGCAGGAATGACCCTGCTGGTTGGGTTTGTTTTAATCCTGGACTCGGTTGTAAATCAAGTGGAACGACGTATATTAGCCTGGCGACCCTCCGAAACTTAA
- the metH gene encoding methionine synthase, with the protein MTVLNLQELLHQLLSERILILDGAMGTMIQRYRLGEADYRGERFKDHPRDLKGDNDLLVLTRPDIIEGIHQAYLEAGSDLIETNTFNANAVSQADYGLESLVYEINVQAARLAKKAAAEWSTRTPNKPRFVAGSIGPTNRTLSISPDVNNPAFRALTFDKLREAYAEQVRGLMDGGVDLLLIETIFDTLNAKAAIVAIQEVFEEKGVKLPIMISVTITDRSGRTLSGQTIDAFWISIAHAEPFSVGINCALGARDMRPYVAELSAISPVYISCYPNAGLPNAFGEYEEQPETTAQFLQEFASSGFVNILGGCCGTTPDHIRAIARAVEGIKPRKVPVFKERYTQFSGLEALTIRPDSNFIMIGERTNVTGSRRFASLIKAGDFTTALEVALDQVRGGANILDVNMDEGMLDSEQAMTTFLNLIATEPEIARLPIMIDSSKWSVIEAGLKCVQGKAIVNSISLKEGEEEFIKKARLIKRYGAGVVVMAFDETGQAETVERKVEICQRAYKLLTQDVGFHPEDIIFDPNILAIATGMEEHNNFAVNFIEATKIIKQTCPGAKVSGGVSNLSFSFRGNNLVREAIHTVFLYHAIRAGMDMGIVNAGQIGIYEEIPKDLLEHVEDIIFNRRPDATERMIAFAETVKGQGQKKEIDLSWRQGSVEERLSHALVNGIIDFIEADVEEARQKYPKPLDIIEGPLMNGMKIVGDLFGAGKMFLPQVVKSARVMKKAVAYLQPFMEAEKEGHGDAETKRRGNKMEGEKEGHGDEEVIVVSPCPRIPASPRPSSQGKIVLATVKGDVHDIGKNIVGVVLGCNNYKVIDLGVMVPCDKILQTAIDEKADIIGLSGLITPSLDEMVFVAKEMERRGFKIPLLIGGATTSNQHTAVKIAPEYSGTTVHVIDASRAVGIVASLLDPKQKEAFEQDNRESQERLRRVHGKKKETTLVPFETAYANRLKIQWRKEDIAIPSFLGRRVLEDVPLDEIARYIDWTFFFTAWELKGKFPKILDHPEYGPVARELYHNALQLLRKLSDEHLLTARAVYGFWPANSIENDIILYTDETRTKELIRFNMLRQQQAQPPGKPNLSLADYIAPLESGLPDYLGAFAVTAGLGVDELVKQYEKNQDDYHAIMVKALADRLAEAYAEYLHQRARCDWGYGLTENLTYEDLIEEKYRGIRPAFGYPACPDHSEKFKLFELLDAPSIGIRLTEHGAMLPAASVSGLYFAHPQARYFTVGKIDRDQVTSYARRKGMRIEEVEKWLSSNLGYPAEA; encoded by the coding sequence ATGACAGTTTTAAATCTGCAGGAGCTACTCCATCAACTCCTTTCTGAGCGTATCCTGATTTTGGACGGTGCTATGGGCACCATGATCCAGCGTTATCGACTTGGAGAAGCCGATTATCGTGGAGAACGCTTTAAGGACCATCCCCGGGATCTGAAGGGAGATAATGATTTGCTGGTATTAACCCGGCCTGATATTATCGAAGGTATTCATCAGGCCTATCTGGAAGCCGGAAGTGATCTCATCGAGACAAATACTTTCAATGCAAATGCTGTTTCTCAGGCGGACTATGGTCTGGAGTCGCTGGTTTATGAAATAAACGTTCAAGCTGCCAGGCTGGCCAAAAAAGCCGCTGCAGAATGGAGTACGCGAACTCCGAATAAACCCCGTTTTGTCGCAGGTTCTATAGGCCCCACCAACCGTACCCTGTCTATCTCCCCGGATGTGAATAATCCAGCTTTTCGTGCTTTGACCTTTGATAAACTTCGAGAAGCTTACGCCGAACAGGTTCGAGGGCTCATGGATGGGGGAGTAGATCTTCTGCTTATCGAAACCATTTTCGATACCCTCAATGCCAAAGCAGCCATTGTCGCCATCCAGGAAGTATTCGAGGAAAAAGGTGTGAAGCTTCCCATCATGATCTCTGTAACCATTACCGATCGAAGTGGAAGAACCCTGTCGGGACAGACGATAGATGCTTTTTGGATCTCCATAGCCCATGCAGAACCTTTTAGCGTTGGAATCAACTGTGCTTTGGGAGCTCGGGATATGCGGCCTTATGTGGCCGAACTTTCGGCTATCAGTCCGGTTTACATTAGTTGCTATCCCAATGCGGGTCTGCCCAATGCCTTTGGCGAATATGAGGAACAACCCGAGACCACCGCTCAATTTCTTCAAGAATTTGCTTCCAGTGGTTTTGTCAATATCCTGGGTGGTTGTTGTGGCACTACGCCGGATCATATCCGGGCCATCGCCCGAGCCGTGGAAGGTATCAAACCCCGGAAAGTTCCGGTGTTTAAAGAACGTTATACCCAATTCAGTGGATTAGAGGCACTGACCATCCGTCCGGATAGTAATTTTATCATGATTGGGGAGCGAACCAATGTAACAGGCTCACGTCGATTCGCCAGCCTGATCAAGGCCGGTGATTTTACCACGGCTCTGGAAGTAGCCCTGGATCAGGTACGGGGTGGAGCAAACATCCTCGATGTCAATATGGACGAAGGGATGCTGGATTCCGAGCAGGCCATGACGACTTTCCTTAACCTCATTGCAACCGAGCCTGAAATTGCACGTCTCCCTATCATGATCGATAGCTCTAAATGGTCGGTTATCGAGGCCGGATTGAAGTGCGTCCAGGGGAAAGCCATTGTCAATTCCATCAGTCTTAAGGAAGGAGAAGAGGAGTTCATCAAAAAAGCCCGTCTTATCAAGCGTTATGGAGCTGGCGTTGTAGTGATGGCCTTTGATGAAACAGGACAGGCCGAGACGGTTGAACGTAAGGTGGAGATCTGCCAGCGGGCCTATAAACTTCTCACCCAAGACGTCGGTTTCCATCCGGAGGATATTATTTTCGATCCCAACATCCTGGCTATTGCCACCGGTATGGAGGAACATAATAACTTTGCCGTCAACTTCATCGAAGCTACCAAAATCATCAAACAAACATGTCCTGGCGCCAAGGTAAGTGGGGGAGTAAGCAATCTCTCTTTCTCCTTTCGTGGTAACAACCTGGTCCGTGAAGCAATTCATACGGTCTTTCTTTATCATGCTATTCGCGCAGGCATGGACATGGGGATTGTCAACGCCGGTCAGATTGGAATCTACGAAGAAATCCCCAAGGATCTCCTTGAGCATGTGGAAGACATTATCTTCAACCGACGACCTGATGCCACCGAGCGCATGATTGCCTTTGCCGAGACGGTTAAGGGGCAAGGTCAAAAGAAAGAAATTGACCTCTCCTGGCGACAGGGAAGCGTCGAGGAGCGTCTCTCCCATGCCCTGGTAAACGGAATTATCGACTTCATCGAAGCAGACGTGGAAGAAGCCCGACAGAAGTACCCCAAACCCCTGGATATCATTGAAGGTCCCCTGATGAACGGCATGAAGATCGTCGGAGACCTCTTCGGTGCCGGAAAGATGTTTTTACCCCAGGTGGTTAAGAGTGCCAGGGTCATGAAAAAAGCGGTGGCCTATCTACAGCCTTTTATGGAAGCGGAGAAAGAAGGACACGGAGACGCGGAGACGAAGAGACGCGGAAACAAAATGGAAGGGGAGAAAGAAGGACACGGAGACGAAGAGGTAATTGTAGTATCCCCGTGTCCCCGTATCCCCGCGTCCCCGCGTCCCTCTTCTCAAGGTAAGATCGTCCTGGCAACGGTCAAAGGGGATGTCCATGATATCGGTAAGAATATCGTGGGGGTTGTGTTGGGTTGTAATAACTATAAAGTTATTGACCTGGGGGTCATGGTCCCCTGTGACAAAATCCTCCAGACGGCTATCGATGAAAAAGCGGATATCATTGGCTTGAGTGGATTGATTACCCCTTCCCTGGACGAAATGGTCTTTGTGGCCAAGGAAATGGAGCGTCGGGGGTTCAAAATCCCTCTGTTAATCGGTGGAGCAACCACCAGCAATCAACATACGGCAGTAAAGATTGCACCGGAATATAGTGGAACTACTGTCCACGTTATAGACGCTTCACGGGCGGTAGGTATCGTGGCCAGCCTGCTGGATCCCAAACAGAAAGAAGCCTTTGAGCAAGATAATCGGGAAAGTCAAGAGCGCCTGCGTAGGGTCCATGGAAAAAAGAAAGAAACAACCCTGGTACCCTTCGAAACAGCCTATGCCAACCGACTGAAAATCCAGTGGCGTAAGGAAGATATCGCGATTCCCTCCTTTCTGGGTCGCCGTGTTCTGGAAGATGTCCCCCTGGACGAAATAGCCAGATACATTGACTGGACTTTCTTTTTTACAGCCTGGGAACTAAAAGGAAAATTTCCAAAAATCCTGGATCATCCGGAATACGGCCCGGTAGCCCGAGAACTCTACCATAACGCCCTACAACTTCTCCGTAAACTAAGCGACGAGCACCTATTAACCGCTCGGGCAGTTTACGGCTTCTGGCCGGCCAACAGCATAGAGAACGATATTATCCTGTATACCGATGAAACACGAACAAAGGAATTGATACGCTTCAACATGCTCCGTCAACAACAGGCTCAACCTCCAGGTAAACCCAATCTCTCCCTTGCAGATTATATCGCACCACTGGAAAGTGGACTTCCCGACTATCTGGGAGCTTTCGCTGTTACAGCTGGTTTAGGGGTTGACGAGTTGGTAAAACAGTATGAAAAGAACCAGGATGATTACCATGCCATCATGGTCAAAGCCCTGGCAGATCGCCTCGCAGAAGCTTATGCGGAGTATCTACACCAACGTGCACGCTGTGATTGGGGCTATGGATTGACCGAAAACCTTACTTACGAAGATCTCATCGAGGAAAAGTACCGGGGTATCCGTCCCGCCTTTGGCTATCCGGCTTGCCCGGATCACTCGGAGAAATTTAAACTCTTTGAATTGCTGGATGCTCCTTCGATAGGAATTCGTCTGACAGAACATGGGGCTATGCTCCCGGCTGCCAGCGTTAGTGGGTTGTATTTTGCCCATCCTCAAGCCCGTTATTTCACAGTTGGGAAAATCGATCGAGATCAGGTTACGTCCTATGCGAGGCGAAAAGGAATGCGTATAGAAGAAGTGGAGAAGTGGTTGTCTTCCAATCTGGGATATCCTGCAGAAGCTTAA
- a CDS encoding pyridoxal-phosphate dependent enzyme: MTYPTLIEIQQAAERIKPYIHRTPVFTSSSLNHMVQADLFFKCENFQKAGAFKFRGACNAVLSLSESEARRGVATHSSGNHAAALALAAQRRGIPAFIVMPRTAPEVKKAAVAGYGGKIVFCEPTLAAREATLTKIVEETGATFIHPYNDPRVIAGQGTAALELLAEVPKLDVIMTPVGGGGLLSGTAIVVSELSPTTQVIGAEPEGADDAYRSLQEGRIVPSVQPHTIADGLLTSLGDLTFAILQKYVQKIVTVSEKAIIMGMRHVWERMKIIIEPSAAVPVGALFERKIDLTGKRIGIILSGGNVDLDRLPWRS; encoded by the coding sequence ATGACTTATCCAACTTTAATCGAAATTCAGCAGGCCGCCGAACGTATTAAGCCTTACATACACCGAACTCCGGTGTTTACTTCTTCTAGCCTGAATCATATGGTCCAGGCAGATCTGTTTTTCAAATGTGAAAATTTTCAAAAGGCAGGAGCTTTTAAGTTTCGAGGTGCCTGTAATGCGGTTTTATCTTTATCTGAAAGCGAAGCACGGCGAGGAGTTGCTACCCACTCTTCGGGGAACCATGCGGCTGCACTTGCACTGGCTGCTCAAAGGCGTGGAATCCCCGCCTTTATTGTGATGCCGAGGACCGCTCCTGAAGTTAAAAAAGCTGCCGTGGCAGGTTATGGAGGAAAAATTGTCTTCTGTGAACCAACTCTGGCTGCCCGGGAAGCTACCCTGACTAAGATCGTTGAAGAAACAGGTGCGACCTTTATACATCCATATAACGATCCCCGGGTTATAGCCGGTCAAGGAACAGCCGCACTGGAGCTATTGGCTGAAGTCCCAAAATTGGATGTTATCATGACTCCCGTAGGAGGTGGAGGACTTTTAAGCGGAACGGCCATTGTCGTATCGGAGCTTTCTCCAACCACTCAAGTGATAGGTGCCGAGCCGGAAGGTGCAGACGACGCTTACCGATCCCTCCAGGAAGGCCGAATCGTTCCCTCGGTCCAACCCCACACCATAGCCGATGGTTTACTTACCTCCCTGGGTGATCTGACTTTCGCTATCCTTCAGAAATACGTCCAAAAAATTGTAACGGTCAGTGAAAAGGCTATTATCATGGGTATGCGGCATGTCTGGGAACGTATGAAAATCATCATTGAACCTTCTGCGGCAGTCCCTGTAGGAGCCCTGTTTGAAAGAAAAATAGACCTTACCGGCAAACGTATCGGTATTATTCTATCGGGGGGAAACGTGGATCTGGATCGATTACCCTGGAGGTCCTGA
- a CDS encoding DUF4416 family protein, which produces MATVQPPHPVKLFIAILTGQPALVQPVSSILQTQYGPLDFSSPGVPFTITDYYEAEMGTGLQRFFLSFSRLISPDCIVEVKHFTTQVEDQFRQEGKRLINLDPGYLDYHKVVLASWKFGGQKIYLSQGVYADITLYYYKGQFLSFEWSFPDFKLGLYDHFLIKMRDLYKRERLAVERFSEL; this is translated from the coding sequence ATGGCAACCGTACAACCCCCCCATCCGGTCAAGCTTTTTATCGCCATCCTCACCGGGCAGCCTGCGCTGGTTCAGCCAGTCTCTTCGATTCTTCAAACTCAATACGGTCCCCTTGACTTTTCCAGTCCTGGTGTGCCTTTTACTATAACAGATTACTACGAAGCCGAAATGGGAACCGGTCTTCAGCGCTTTTTCCTTTCTTTCTCCAGGCTTATTTCTCCCGATTGCATCGTAGAGGTTAAACATTTTACCACCCAGGTTGAAGACCAATTTCGACAGGAGGGGAAACGATTAATTAACCTCGATCCGGGTTATCTGGATTATCATAAGGTGGTTCTGGCTTCATGGAAATTCGGTGGTCAGAAAATTTACTTGTCCCAAGGGGTTTATGCGGATATCACCCTCTACTATTACAAAGGGCAATTTCTTTCCTTTGAATGGAGCTTTCCGGATTTTAAACTCGGGCTTTATGATCATTTTCTCATCAAAATGAGAGACCTTTACAAGCGCGAGCGACTGGCTGTGGAAAGGTTTTCCGAACTTTGA
- a CDS encoding DUF3574 domain-containing protein, producing the protein MKTYPINLTYKSFHFILFVLILFNITACATAKTGRPAPRQSDQFPETNIPLYGKLLVKTELIFGLSKPDGGVISETEWQKFLDEYITPKFKEGLTVLNADGQYQTSSGEVAKEKSKVVILLYENSKEMDASIEAIRSSYKQLFQQESVLRVTTPVGVSF; encoded by the coding sequence ATGAAAACCTATCCAATCAACCTAACTTACAAAAGTTTTCATTTTATTCTTTTCGTACTCATTCTGTTTAATATTACCGCCTGTGCAACTGCGAAAACCGGTCGTCCTGCTCCTCGACAATCGGATCAATTCCCCGAAACGAATATTCCGCTTTACGGAAAGCTCCTTGTCAAAACGGAGCTTATCTTCGGTCTTTCCAAGCCCGATGGGGGAGTTATTTCCGAAACCGAATGGCAGAAGTTTTTGGACGAGTATATAACTCCTAAATTCAAAGAAGGGTTAACCGTCCTAAATGCAGATGGGCAATATCAGACCTCATCCGGGGAAGTTGCCAAAGAGAAATCAAAGGTAGTTATTTTGCTCTATGAAAACAGTAAAGAAATGGATGCTTCCATTGAAGCGATTCGATCCAGCTACAAACAACTCTTTCAACAAGAATCCGTTCTCCGTGTAACGACTCCTGTCGGAGTATCGTTTTAG
- a CDS encoding DUF1330 domain-containing protein: protein MAAYVIAQIHITDPTLYEEYRKLVPPTLEKYGGRFIIRGGKVETLEGNWQPQRLVVLEFESVERAKQWYNSPEYTKAREIRQKASTGNVIMVEGV from the coding sequence ATGGCAGCCTATGTAATTGCACAAATCCATATTACCGATCCCACATTGTACGAAGAATACCGAAAACTTGTTCCGCCAACCCTTGAAAAATATGGAGGCAGATTTATCATACGCGGAGGTAAAGTCGAAACCCTGGAGGGGAATTGGCAACCTCAGCGTCTGGTTGTGCTAGAATTTGAAAGTGTGGAGCGGGCTAAACAGTGGTATAACTCACCCGAGTATACCAAAGCCAGAGAGATCCGCCAAAAGGCCTCAACAGGTAATGTGATTATGGTTGAAGGGGTTTAA
- a CDS encoding ABC transporter substrate-binding protein: MLAVGGKIGILYLPLTVVEQKGFFKEEGLQVEIQDVQGGGKALQALIGGSADVVVGGYDHTIQMQAREKEVTAVVLLGRYPGLVLGVRSDLADRVKQVSDLKGMKVGVTAPGSSTHFFINYLLSKQGLKPTDISVIGIGQGNTVIAAVEHKQVDALANVDPTITVLENRGLIKIMVDTRTEQGTRDIYGGEYPFATLYTRRDFIERYPETTQRLVNAFVQGLRWMQGKSPEEIAQVLPESYFAGDKDLYLKALANSLSMFSPDGHFPKTASQTVLTVLSLFDEQVAQARIDLSKTYTNYFVDRVPK, from the coding sequence GTGCTGGCGGTGGGGGGCAAGATAGGGATTCTTTACCTGCCCCTTACCGTGGTAGAACAAAAAGGTTTTTTCAAAGAAGAAGGACTTCAAGTAGAAATCCAGGATGTCCAGGGAGGTGGTAAAGCTCTCCAGGCCCTTATAGGCGGCTCGGCAGATGTAGTCGTGGGAGGTTACGATCACACGATCCAAATGCAGGCCAGAGAGAAGGAAGTAACGGCAGTTGTTTTGCTTGGACGATATCCTGGACTTGTACTGGGCGTACGAAGCGACTTGGCCGACCGTGTAAAACAAGTGAGTGACCTCAAAGGAATGAAAGTTGGGGTTACGGCCCCTGGGTCTTCTACGCACTTTTTCATCAACTATCTTTTGAGTAAACAAGGATTAAAACCTACAGACATTTCGGTTATCGGCATAGGCCAGGGTAACACCGTCATAGCAGCGGTAGAACATAAACAGGTCGACGCTCTGGCCAATGTGGATCCCACGATAACTGTTCTGGAGAATCGCGGTCTGATTAAAATCATGGTCGATACCCGAACGGAACAAGGTACCCGGGATATTTACGGGGGCGAGTATCCCTTTGCTACGCTCTATACCAGGCGGGACTTCATAGAGCGTTACCCTGAAACTACCCAGCGGCTGGTAAATGCCTTTGTTCAAGGTCTCCGTTGGATGCAGGGCAAAAGTCCAGAGGAGATCGCACAAGTACTTCCAGAATCCTACTTTGCCGGAGATAAGGATCTCTACCTGAAAGCTCTGGCCAACTCACTGTCCATGTTTTCACCAGATGGCCATTTTCCAAAAACCGCCTCGCAAACAGTCCTTACCGTTCTCTCTCTGTTTGATGAGCAGGTTGCACAGGCTCGTATTGATCTTTCGAAAACCTATACCAATTACTTTGTAGATCGGGTACCAAAATAG
- a CDS encoding RNase adapter RapZ, with protein MEKKLIELFQSYFKEMVRIVTPLKAHGSDRKIYRLAGVTRSAIGVANADRAENIAFLEFSRHFKKIGLPVPEIYTEDLDHGIYLEEDLGDLTLFDALARARRGPDDFPVEIEAIYKKVVRILPKFQIEGGKDLNYEVCYPRSTYDRQSMIWDLNYFKYHFLKLAGIPFNEQKLEDDFQKLADFLVEAGGPYFLYRDFQSRNILLRAGTPDPKDHSGTPYEPFFIDYQGGRRGALQYDIASLLNQARAQIPEEVRQRLLTEYLSALESYIPVDRNAFIRYYHGFVLIRMMQTLGAYGFRGLYQRKSGFLLSIPEAVQNLKHFLYTHQLPVDLPELTTVLHSIVSTLDKDKKNPSENRLTVRIFSFSYLSSGIPLDETGTGGGFVFDCRYLPNPGREAAYQQKTGRDAEVIAYLKNIPAVEEFLKHCFALVDAAVETFISRNFTSLTVCFGCTGGQHRSVYSAECLAKHLREKYDINVELRHRELEKIG; from the coding sequence GTGGAAAAGAAACTGATCGAACTATTTCAGTCTTATTTCAAAGAGATGGTCAGGATCGTTACCCCGCTCAAGGCCCACGGCTCGGATCGAAAAATTTACCGATTAGCCGGTGTGACCCGTTCTGCTATCGGAGTTGCTAACGCCGATCGGGCCGAGAATATCGCTTTTCTGGAATTCTCCCGGCATTTTAAGAAAATAGGCTTACCGGTTCCTGAAATCTATACAGAAGATCTTGACCATGGGATTTATCTAGAAGAAGACCTGGGCGATTTAACGCTCTTCGATGCATTGGCCAGGGCCCGAAGGGGACCGGACGATTTTCCCGTTGAAATTGAAGCAATTTATAAAAAAGTTGTTCGAATTCTACCTAAATTTCAAATCGAAGGAGGAAAAGATCTTAATTACGAAGTCTGTTACCCTCGATCTACCTATGATCGCCAGTCCATGATCTGGGATCTTAACTACTTCAAGTACCATTTCCTGAAACTGGCAGGGATCCCCTTTAACGAACAAAAGCTTGAAGATGACTTCCAAAAACTGGCCGATTTCCTTGTGGAAGCCGGGGGTCCCTATTTTTTATACCGGGATTTTCAATCTAGAAATATCCTGCTAAGAGCTGGAACACCGGACCCAAAAGATCATTCAGGCACCCCCTACGAGCCGTTTTTCATCGATTACCAGGGAGGACGTCGGGGAGCCTTGCAATACGATATTGCCTCGCTCCTGAATCAGGCCAGAGCTCAAATCCCTGAAGAAGTACGTCAACGACTACTCACGGAATATCTAAGTGCCCTGGAAAGCTATATCCCCGTGGATCGGAACGCCTTCATCCGATACTATCACGGTTTTGTTTTAATCAGAATGATGCAAACCCTGGGGGCTTATGGGTTTCGAGGACTCTACCAGCGAAAATCCGGGTTTCTCCTGAGTATCCCGGAGGCTGTACAAAATCTTAAACATTTCCTTTACACCCATCAACTCCCCGTTGATTTGCCAGAACTAACAACAGTCCTTCATTCTATCGTTTCTACCCTGGACAAAGACAAAAAGAATCCTTCGGAAAACAGGCTGACCGTTCGAATTTTTAGCTTCTCGTACCTATCTTCCGGTATTCCTTTGGATGAAACGGGGACCGGTGGGGGATTTGTTTTTGATTGTCGATATCTTCCAAATCCCGGGCGTGAAGCAGCTTATCAACAAAAGACCGGTCGAGATGCCGAAGTTATCGCCTATTTGAAAAATATTCCGGCAGTAGAGGAGTTTCTGAAACACTGTTTTGCTCTGGTAGACGCCGCCGTAGAGACCTTTATCTCTCGAAATTTCACCAGTTTGACGGTCTGCTTCGGATGTACCGGGGGACAGCATCGTTCTGTATACTCGGCCGAATGCCTGGCTAAACACCTGAGGGAAAAATACGATATAAATGTAGAGCTACGGCATCGAGAGTTGGAAAAAATCGGATGA
- a CDS encoding ABC transporter ATP-binding protein has product MISLNKSAVQLEGITVRFGGYTAVENISFEVGEGEFVAIVGPTGCGKSTLLSVVAGLLLPTSGEIRTFKEPTKGLNRWVGYLFQQDALLPWKTALDNVALGLIFRQVPVQEARQRAREWLAKVGLKGFENYYPHQLSGGMKKRVGLAQILILNPKILLMDEPFSALDVQTRNLMENELLRLWQEDRKSVLFVTHDLEEAVALADRVIVLSAGPASKLMGEFTIPLSRPRDVAEIRLTDKFLEIHREIWHILRGEVLKSYAQNL; this is encoded by the coding sequence ATGATCAGTCTTAACAAATCTGCTGTTCAGCTCGAAGGAATCACCGTCCGTTTTGGAGGCTATACGGCTGTAGAAAATATAAGCTTTGAGGTAGGAGAGGGCGAGTTTGTAGCCATTGTTGGACCTACGGGCTGTGGTAAAAGCACGCTTTTAAGCGTGGTTGCAGGTCTCCTCCTGCCTACTTCAGGTGAGATCCGAACCTTCAAAGAGCCGACGAAAGGATTAAACCGATGGGTTGGATATCTCTTTCAGCAAGATGCCCTTCTGCCCTGGAAAACCGCTTTGGACAACGTCGCCCTTGGGTTGATCTTTCGACAGGTTCCTGTTCAAGAAGCCCGCCAACGGGCCAGGGAATGGCTGGCAAAGGTAGGGCTTAAAGGATTTGAGAACTATTACCCCCATCAATTATCAGGTGGCATGAAGAAGCGGGTTGGACTGGCCCAGATTTTGATTCTCAATCCCAAAATTTTATTAATGGATGAACCTTTCTCGGCTTTGGATGTTCAGACTCGGAACCTGATGGAGAACGAGTTGCTTCGACTGTGGCAAGAAGACCGGAAATCGGTTCTTTTCGTTACCCACGACCTGGAAGAAGCTGTAGCCCTGGCAGATCGCGTGATCGTACTATCCGCCGGACCGGCATCAAAGCTTATGGGTGAGTTTACCATCCCCTTATCCCGTCCTCGGGATGTAGCCGAAATTCGATTGACGGATAAATTCCTGGAAATTCACCGTGAAATATGGCATATTTTGCGAGGCGAGGTACTTAAAAGTTATGCCCAAAATCTCTAA